One segment of Herbaspirillum hiltneri N3 DNA contains the following:
- a CDS encoding ABC transporter permease — protein sequence MSSQRRVTGYRKKLAMVLAILFILLMWQIAAWSLPDFLMPGVPTVLARLWNEVQTPAFRVALWGSLTRLGGGYGAALLFGIGFGLIGAVLFFFREVLKSAIIILQSIPSIAWVPLFLILMGFGNLPIIVVVAIAAFFPAALSVMNATESVQQVHVSAARVMGASRLGMLRRVYLPAVMPELITGAQLAFGNAWRALISAEMLIGFGKGLGRTLAYSGETADMVGVMTNILTIAILAALIDQVILENLKHRLLRYQYV from the coding sequence ATGAGCTCTCAGCGTCGCGTTACCGGTTATCGTAAAAAACTCGCCATGGTGTTGGCGATCCTCTTCATTTTGTTGATGTGGCAGATCGCCGCGTGGTCTCTGCCGGACTTCCTGATGCCGGGCGTGCCGACCGTGTTGGCGCGGCTCTGGAATGAAGTGCAGACGCCCGCTTTCCGGGTCGCGCTGTGGGGCAGCCTGACGCGCCTGGGCGGCGGTTACGGTGCGGCGCTGCTGTTCGGGATCGGCTTCGGCCTGATCGGCGCGGTGCTGTTCTTCTTCCGCGAAGTACTCAAGTCGGCCATCATCATCTTGCAGTCGATTCCTTCGATCGCGTGGGTGCCGCTGTTCCTGATCCTGATGGGTTTCGGCAATTTGCCGATTATCGTCGTCGTCGCGATTGCCGCGTTTTTCCCGGCGGCGCTGTCGGTGATGAACGCCACCGAAAGCGTGCAGCAAGTGCACGTCTCGGCTGCGCGCGTCATGGGTGCTTCGCGCCTTGGCATGCTGCGCCGCGTGTACCTGCCGGCCGTCATGCCTGAACTGATCACCGGCGCGCAACTGGCCTTCGGCAACGCCTGGCGCGCGCTGATTTCGGCCGAGATGCTGATCGGCTTCGGCAAGGGCCTGGGCCGCACGCTGGCATACTCCGGCGAGACCGCCGATATGGTCGGCGTGATGACCAACATCCTGACGATCGCCATCCTCGCTGCGCTGATCGACCAGGTGATTCTTGAAAACCTCAAGCACCGCCTGCTGCGTTACCAATACGTCTGA
- a CDS encoding AraC family transcriptional regulator: MTTSLISGLPYMPSLHPVNAFSMHHLKYALDDLVSPGDIRTDSTLPGTLSACRLVGGGVMVIAALPAGCTVSHEWEHVAALESNDVLASIVIEGSGRVSQNGVDLHFNTGDVFYRKARMPSTVENTTDCRFVLLRFSFSRFNGAHTSRFERFMPTLARRDSPLRGTLWHYAREVLPALAGGHSTSTIYHAEQAFVSLLSAAYAESQHAAPDVPVSVSARQETRWDTLISTLDAMLCEPDLSVTQLSQALGISPRLVHRLFASHGHRYSNYLLERRLERAYADLCSQACSKLSVSDIGFRVGFNNASHFSRSFRHRYGVPPSALRNAAPART; this comes from the coding sequence ATGACTACGTCCCTGATTTCCGGCTTGCCGTACATGCCGTCACTGCACCCGGTCAATGCCTTCTCCATGCATCACCTGAAATATGCGCTCGACGATCTGGTCTCTCCCGGCGACATCCGAACCGATTCAACCTTGCCCGGCACCTTGTCGGCCTGTCGTCTGGTCGGCGGCGGCGTGATGGTGATCGCCGCCTTGCCGGCCGGTTGCACCGTGAGCCATGAATGGGAACATGTCGCTGCGCTGGAGTCGAACGACGTGCTGGCCAGCATCGTGATCGAAGGCAGCGGCCGGGTGTCGCAGAACGGCGTCGACCTGCACTTCAATACGGGCGACGTGTTCTACCGCAAGGCACGCATGCCGTCGACGGTGGAGAACACGACGGATTGCCGTTTCGTGCTGTTGCGATTCTCCTTCAGCCGCTTCAACGGCGCACACACCAGCCGCTTCGAGCGCTTCATGCCGACGCTGGCGCGACGCGATTCGCCCTTGCGCGGCACGCTCTGGCACTATGCGCGCGAAGTGCTGCCGGCGCTGGCCGGCGGCCATTCGACCAGCACCATCTATCACGCCGAGCAGGCTTTCGTATCGCTATTGTCGGCCGCCTACGCCGAGTCGCAGCATGCAGCGCCGGATGTGCCCGTGTCCGTGTCCGCCCGACAAGAGACGCGCTGGGATACCTTGATCAGCACGCTGGACGCCATGTTGTGCGAGCCGGACCTGAGCGTCACGCAATTATCCCAGGCGCTCGGTATTTCTCCGCGGCTGGTGCATCGCCTGTTCGCCAGCCACGGCCATCGTTACAGCAACTACCTGCTGGAACGACGACTGGAACGCGCCTACGCCGACCTGTGCAGCCAGGCCTGCAGCAAGCTGTCCGTGTCGGATATCGGCTTCCGCGTCGGCTTCAACAACGCCAGTCACTTCAGCCGCAGCTTCCGCCATCGCTATGGCGTGCCGCCGTCGGCTTTGCGCAATGCAGCACCGGCGCGCACCTGA
- a CDS encoding aldolase: MITPAKEDVSSQALRRMSGALEYGDWTPREKIALSCNILAAEGHSETLAGQITLRQPDGTFLTTPLAQGFDELDADAVIRINDKLEVLEGKGIPNPAIRFHLWVYARRSDVNCIIHTHPQYVSTLSMTGRPLVVAHMDATPFHDDCAFLPEWPGLPIADQEGEIISAALGDKRTILLVNHGFLAATSSVEESLYLSVLIERAARNQLQAMAAYGTLKELDPALAKESHDFLLSPSIVKASFAMFARRVLRQRN, encoded by the coding sequence ATGATTACCCCAGCCAAAGAAGACGTATCCAGCCAGGCGCTGCGCCGCATGTCGGGCGCACTGGAATACGGCGACTGGACGCCGCGCGAAAAAATCGCCCTGTCCTGCAACATCCTCGCCGCCGAAGGGCACTCCGAAACTCTGGCCGGCCAGATCACGCTGCGCCAGCCCGACGGAACTTTCCTGACCACGCCGCTGGCGCAAGGCTTCGACGAACTCGACGCCGATGCGGTGATCCGCATCAACGACAAACTTGAGGTGCTGGAAGGCAAAGGCATACCCAATCCCGCGATCCGCTTCCATCTGTGGGTGTATGCCCGCCGCAGCGACGTCAACTGCATCATCCATACGCATCCGCAATATGTGTCCACGCTCAGCATGACCGGCCGGCCGCTGGTGGTGGCGCACATGGACGCCACCCCGTTCCACGACGACTGTGCGTTCCTCCCTGAATGGCCGGGCCTGCCGATTGCCGACCAGGAAGGCGAAATCATCTCCGCCGCACTGGGAGACAAGCGCACCATCCTGCTGGTCAATCACGGCTTCCTGGCCGCCACGTCCAGCGTGGAAGAAAGCCTGTACCTCTCGGTGCTGATCGAACGCGCCGCGCGCAACCAACTACAGGCAATGGCCGCCTACGGCACGCTCAAGGAACTGGACCCGGCGCTGGCCAAGGAGTCGCACGACTTTCTGCTGTCCCCCAGCATCGTCAAGGCCAGCTTCGCCATGTTCGCGCGCCGGGTGCTCAGGCAACGCAACTGA
- a CDS encoding NAD-dependent epimerase/dehydratase family protein: MNNGKKIGKPRLLMLGCGDVGMRMLPLVRARFRVIVVTSKPERCAELRAAGAIPLVADLDRPATLARLARLAQVIVHLAPPQSSGETDRRTRNLAAILPDRANLVYISTTGVYGDCGGASFDETRPVRPANPRARRRVDAEQVLRAWARRSGSRLAILRVPGIYARDRLPLERLQKGTPALSAADDVYTNHIHADDLAAIAVRALDRARPLRVYHAVDDSDMKMGDYFDAVARCFGLPPPPRLPRTELQQQVTPMMLSFMSESRRLRNDRLRNELGVRLRYPHVGALLETLP; this comes from the coding sequence ATGAATAATGGTAAAAAAATCGGCAAACCGCGTCTGTTGATGCTCGGCTGCGGCGACGTCGGCATGCGCATGCTGCCGCTGGTGCGCGCGCGTTTTCGCGTGATCGTGGTGACCAGCAAGCCCGAGCGTTGCGCTGAATTGCGCGCCGCCGGGGCGATTCCGCTGGTCGCCGACCTTGACCGGCCAGCTACCCTGGCCCGGCTGGCGCGCCTGGCGCAAGTGATCGTGCATCTTGCTCCGCCGCAATCTTCTGGTGAAACGGACCGCCGCACCCGCAATTTGGCCGCCATTTTACCCGACCGCGCCAATCTGGTTTACATCAGCACCACCGGCGTCTACGGCGATTGCGGCGGCGCCAGTTTCGACGAGACGCGACCGGTCCGGCCGGCCAATCCGCGCGCGCGTCGCCGCGTCGACGCCGAGCAGGTATTGCGGGCCTGGGCGCGCCGCTCCGGCAGCCGCCTGGCGATCCTGCGCGTGCCGGGCATTTACGCGCGGGACCGCCTGCCGCTGGAGCGTTTGCAGAAGGGCACCCCGGCCTTGAGCGCCGCGGACGACGTCTACACCAACCATATCCACGCCGACGACCTCGCGGCGATTGCAGTGCGCGCCCTCGATCGGGCGCGGCCGCTGCGGGTGTATCACGCAGTCGACGATTCGGACATGAAGATGGGTGACTACTTCGACGCCGTGGCGCGCTGCTTCGGCTTGCCGCCGCCGCCGCGCCTGCCGCGCACGGAGCTGCAGCAGCAGGTCACGCCGATGATGCTGTCCTTCATGTCGGAGTCGCGCCGGCTGCGCAATGACCGGCTGCGCAACGAGCTCGGTGTGCGCCTGCGTTATCCGCACGTGGGAGCGTTGCTGGAAACATTGCCATAA
- a CDS encoding CDP-6-deoxy-delta-3,4-glucoseen reductase, with amino-acid sequence MSFQVTVQPSGHQFTCDEGETILTAAIRAGVGLPYGCKNGACSSCKGKLVEGSVTHGPHQERALSAQDESLGFSLFCCARPNSDVIIEAREVAGIGDFPVKKMPVRVAKLDKVADDVIILSLQLPANDRLQYKAGQYVEFMLRDGKRRSYSMANAPHKDEHLTLHIRHMPGGLFTDQVFSTLKERDILRFEGPLGTFFLREDSDKPIVLLASGTGFAPIKAIVEQLEHAQSARPVTLYWGGRRPQDLYMDELCKTWAQSLPNFKYVPVISNAQPEDHWSGRTGFVHQAVIDDQPDLSGYQVYACGAPIVVESAQRDFVAKCGLPEDEFYADSFTSAADLATVQ; translated from the coding sequence ATGAGTTTTCAAGTTACCGTTCAGCCCAGCGGCCATCAGTTTACCTGTGACGAAGGCGAAACCATCCTCACCGCCGCAATCCGTGCCGGCGTCGGCCTGCCTTACGGCTGCAAGAACGGCGCGTGCAGCTCCTGCAAGGGCAAGCTGGTCGAAGGCAGCGTGACCCACGGTCCGCATCAGGAGCGCGCCCTGTCGGCGCAGGACGAGAGCCTGGGTTTTTCGCTGTTCTGCTGCGCCCGGCCGAACTCGGACGTGATCATCGAAGCGCGCGAAGTGGCCGGCATCGGCGATTTCCCGGTCAAGAAAATGCCGGTGCGCGTCGCCAAACTGGACAAGGTCGCCGACGACGTCATCATCCTGTCGCTGCAATTGCCGGCCAACGATCGCCTGCAATACAAGGCCGGCCAGTACGTCGAGTTCATGCTGCGCGACGGCAAGCGCCGCAGCTACAGCATGGCCAATGCACCGCACAAGGACGAGCACCTGACGCTGCACATCCGCCACATGCCGGGCGGCCTGTTCACCGACCAGGTTTTCTCCACGCTCAAGGAGCGCGACATCCTGCGCTTCGAAGGCCCGCTGGGAACCTTCTTCCTGCGTGAAGACTCCGACAAGCCCATCGTGCTGCTGGCCTCGGGCACCGGCTTCGCGCCGATCAAGGCGATCGTCGAGCAGCTCGAGCACGCCCAGTCGGCGCGCCCGGTCACGCTGTATTGGGGCGGCCGCCGGCCGCAGGACTTGTATATGGACGAACTGTGCAAGACCTGGGCGCAGAGCCTGCCGAATTTCAAATATGTGCCGGTGATCTCGAACGCCCAGCCGGAAGACCACTGGAGCGGCCGCACCGGCTTCGTCCACCAGGCCGTCATCGACGACCAGCCGGATCTGTCGGGCTATCAGGTGTATGCCTGCGGCGCGCCGATCGTGGTGGAATCGGCGCAGCGCGATTTCGTCGCGAAGTGCGGCTTGCCGGAAGATGAGTTTTACGCCGACTCGTTCACCTCGGCGGCGGATCTGGCGACGGTGCAGTAA
- a CDS encoding acetylornithine transaminase, translating into MEFNEFAINKLMYVTNRPEIVFTEGSGMWMTDHTGKRYLDYLQGWAVNALGHAPQCISDALVAQGKKLINPSPAFYNAPSIELANLLTENSVFDRVFFTNSGAEANEGAFKLARKWGKLNKNSAGEDRFEIITFNHSFHGRTIATMSASGKPGWDTMFAPQVPGFQKAELNDLASVERLISKKTVAVMLEPVQGEGGVIPATREFMQGLRRLTKNANLLLIVDEVQTGVGRTGELFGYQLSDIEPDIMTLGKGIGGGVPLAALLAREEIACFEAGEQGGTYNGNPLMTAVGAAVLKELLKPDFLPTVKATGAYLSAELIKLSDKHGFEGERGEGLLRALKLGKDIGPQIVEAARDLNPVGLLLNSPRPNLIRFMPSLNVTKDEIDQMLTMLESVLVKLGH; encoded by the coding sequence ATGGAATTCAACGAGTTCGCCATCAACAAGCTGATGTATGTCACTAACCGCCCTGAAATCGTTTTTACCGAAGGCAGCGGCATGTGGATGACCGATCACACCGGCAAGCGATACCTCGACTATCTGCAAGGCTGGGCCGTCAACGCGCTGGGTCACGCGCCGCAATGCATCTCCGATGCACTGGTCGCACAGGGCAAGAAACTGATCAATCCGTCGCCGGCTTTCTACAATGCGCCGTCGATCGAGCTGGCCAACCTGCTGACCGAGAACTCCGTCTTCGATCGCGTGTTCTTCACCAACAGCGGCGCCGAAGCCAATGAAGGCGCTTTCAAGCTGGCGCGCAAATGGGGCAAGCTCAACAAGAACAGCGCCGGTGAAGACCGTTTTGAAATCATCACCTTCAATCACAGCTTCCACGGCCGCACCATCGCAACCATGTCGGCCAGCGGCAAGCCGGGCTGGGACACCATGTTCGCGCCGCAAGTGCCGGGCTTCCAGAAGGCGGAACTGAACGACCTCGCCAGCGTCGAGCGCCTGATCAGCAAGAAGACCGTCGCCGTCATGCTGGAGCCGGTGCAAGGCGAAGGCGGCGTGATTCCCGCCACCCGCGAATTCATGCAAGGCCTGCGCCGCCTGACCAAGAACGCCAACCTGCTGCTCATCGTCGATGAAGTGCAGACCGGCGTCGGCCGCACCGGCGAATTGTTCGGCTATCAATTGTCGGACATTGAACCGGACATCATGACGCTGGGCAAGGGCATCGGCGGCGGCGTGCCGCTGGCGGCCCTGCTCGCCCGAGAAGAAATCGCCTGCTTCGAAGCCGGCGAACAAGGCGGCACCTACAACGGCAATCCGCTGATGACCGCCGTCGGCGCTGCCGTACTGAAGGAATTGCTGAAGCCGGATTTCCTGCCGACGGTCAAGGCCACCGGCGCGTATCTCAGCGCAGAACTGATCAAGCTGTCGGACAAGCACGGCTTTGAAGGCGAGCGCGGCGAAGGCTTGCTGCGCGCGCTGAAACTGGGCAAGGACATCGGTCCGCAAATCGTTGAAGCCGCGCGCGACCTGAACCCGGTCGGCCTGCTGCTCAATTCGCCGCGTCCGAACCTGATCCGCTTCATGCCGTCGTTGAACGTGACCAAGGACGAGATCGACCAGATGCTGACCATGCTGGAAAGCGTACTGGTGAAACTGGGTCACTGA
- a CDS encoding ABC transporter substrate-binding protein encodes MKSTFKRLLVPALAALVFSAPAMALEKFKIGYLRVMDDAQAMAAYEAGLYKKYGLDVELIEFKSGTDLIKAIVGGQLDSGVFGFTNAVAWASKGADLKVVSGAQLGYHAIVAREDAHINKVADLKGKTLASQAEGSTADVVLKGVVFRDAGLKADDVNVLGVSPQVAVQSLVGKRVDAAFLFEPQARIAQLIAPVKQVYEIGEVWPFPCMVVITSGETLKNRRAAVWRSLDAQRDAIELLKKKPAEAAKLIAGYFIAEPTLKTLKHGEMLREDVIRDAIKSQTFNAKLNDKEQNRMQEIADILQAQGSLKTKDGKPFEVRSIVDLSWQKDRKL; translated from the coding sequence ATGAAATCGACATTCAAACGTTTGCTGGTTCCGGCATTGGCCGCGCTGGTGTTTTCCGCACCGGCCATGGCGCTCGAAAAATTCAAGATCGGCTATCTGCGCGTGATGGACGATGCGCAGGCGATGGCTGCCTATGAAGCCGGCCTGTACAAGAAGTACGGCCTCGACGTCGAACTGATCGAATTCAAATCCGGCACCGACCTGATCAAGGCCATCGTCGGCGGCCAGCTCGACAGCGGCGTGTTCGGTTTCACCAATGCAGTGGCCTGGGCGTCCAAGGGCGCCGATCTCAAAGTGGTCAGCGGTGCACAACTCGGCTACCACGCGATCGTGGCGCGTGAAGATGCCCACATCAACAAGGTTGCCGACCTCAAAGGCAAGACCCTGGCTTCGCAAGCCGAAGGCAGCACCGCCGACGTGGTGCTCAAGGGCGTGGTGTTCCGCGATGCCGGCCTCAAGGCCGACGACGTCAACGTGCTCGGCGTGAGCCCGCAAGTGGCGGTGCAGTCGCTGGTCGGCAAGCGCGTCGACGCGGCGTTCCTGTTCGAACCGCAGGCGCGCATCGCGCAGCTCATCGCGCCGGTCAAGCAAGTCTATGAAATCGGCGAAGTCTGGCCTTTCCCCTGCATGGTCGTGATCACTTCCGGCGAAACCCTGAAGAACCGCCGCGCCGCCGTGTGGAGGTCGCTCGATGCGCAACGCGATGCAATCGAACTGCTCAAGAAGAAGCCTGCCGAAGCGGCCAAGCTGATCGCCGGCTACTTCATCGCCGAGCCGACGCTGAAGACCCTGAAGCATGGTGAAATGCTGCGCGAAGACGTAATCCGCGACGCCATCAAGAGCCAGACCTTCAACGCCAAGCTGAACGACAAGGAGCAGAACCGCATGCAGGAAATCGCCGATATCCTGCAAGCCCAGGGTTCGCTGAAGACCAAGGACGGCAAGCCGTTTGAAGTGCGCAGCATAGTAGACCTCTCCTGGCAAAAAGACAGAAAATTGTAA
- a CDS encoding MFS transporter: protein MSSSNPKKPRRAIVFLSSFIGTALEQYDFLLYGTAAALVFNKLFFPTLDPLTGALAAIATYATGYVGRPLGSILCGYLGDRYGRKSILLATLIVMGVASTLIGLLPTYASAGIWAPTLLCLLRLIQGIALGGEQGGAILIAVENAPKEKRGLFGSWSSSGGMAGLVLSTLALSLTAKLPEADFLSWGWRLPFLFSMVLVAIGVIARTRLPESHEFEAAKQAGTVSKTPLRTLVRDHKKQILLASIARAGEIAWPINVLVFTTAYAVTQLKIGKPMILNAILIGACISMFGNTFFAALSDRIGHRRMYIIGALCAAVCVWPYFALINTVQPLLVGLAVAMALGVIHPMMYGPQGALFAGLFGTRVRYSGVGIAHQIGALVGGGITPVLSSLLLARSGGSPWMVALLITVFSLIAALAVKAMDKETTEHAGDENHDALSGFSGAAPLGQGSAGR, encoded by the coding sequence ATGTCCAGTTCCAATCCGAAAAAACCGCGCCGCGCGATCGTGTTCTTGTCGAGCTTCATCGGCACCGCACTTGAGCAATATGACTTCCTGCTGTATGGCACCGCCGCCGCACTGGTATTCAACAAACTGTTCTTCCCGACGCTTGATCCGCTTACCGGCGCCCTGGCCGCAATCGCGACCTACGCCACCGGCTACGTCGGCCGTCCGCTGGGCAGCATCCTGTGCGGCTATCTGGGCGATCGCTACGGCCGCAAATCCATCCTGCTGGCAACACTGATTGTCATGGGCGTGGCCTCCACGCTGATCGGCCTGCTGCCGACTTACGCCAGCGCCGGCATCTGGGCGCCGACGCTGCTGTGCCTGCTGCGCCTGATCCAGGGTATCGCGCTCGGCGGCGAACAGGGCGGCGCCATCCTGATTGCCGTAGAGAACGCGCCGAAAGAAAAACGCGGCCTGTTCGGCAGCTGGAGTTCGAGCGGCGGCATGGCAGGACTGGTGCTGTCGACGCTGGCTCTGTCGCTGACGGCCAAGCTGCCGGAAGCCGATTTCCTGAGCTGGGGCTGGCGCCTGCCTTTCCTGTTCAGCATGGTGCTGGTGGCGATCGGCGTCATCGCGCGCACACGCTTGCCCGAGTCACATGAATTCGAAGCGGCAAAGCAAGCCGGCACGGTCAGCAAGACGCCGCTGCGCACGCTCGTGCGCGATCACAAGAAACAGATCCTGCTGGCTTCGATCGCGCGCGCCGGCGAGATCGCCTGGCCGATAAATGTATTGGTATTCACGACTGCCTATGCGGTCACTCAGCTGAAGATCGGCAAGCCGATGATCCTCAATGCGATCCTGATCGGCGCATGCATCTCCATGTTCGGAAATACATTCTTCGCCGCGCTGTCGGATCGCATCGGCCATCGCCGCATGTACATCATCGGAGCACTGTGCGCTGCCGTCTGCGTGTGGCCCTACTTCGCGCTGATCAATACGGTGCAGCCGCTGCTGGTCGGCCTGGCGGTGGCGATGGCGCTGGGCGTCATCCATCCGATGATGTACGGCCCGCAAGGCGCGTTGTTCGCAGGTCTGTTCGGTACTCGCGTACGCTATAGCGGCGTCGGCATCGCTCACCAGATCGGCGCGCTGGTCGGTGGCGGCATCACGCCGGTTCTGTCGTCGCTGTTGCTGGCCAGGAGCGGCGGCAGCCCGTGGATGGTGGCCTTGCTGATCACGGTGTTCTCGCTGATCGCGGCGCTCGCGGTGAAGGCCATGGACAAGGAAACCACCGAACACGCGGGCGATGAAAATCACGACGCCTTGTCCGGTTTTTCCGGCGCGGCGCCGCTCGGCCAAGGTAGCGCCGGGCGTTGA
- a CDS encoding ABC transporter ATP-binding protein, whose translation MKLSFKNIQKSFSGLHVIDDFSRDIGQGELVALVGPSGCGKSTLLHIAAGLETPTSGSILADGQPVTGPHPERTLMFQENALYPWLTLEQNVALALEFQKVDKKSAAAQARAWLAKVNLSGFETYYPHQVSGGMRQRAALARAFISQPKALLLDEPFGALDALTRMTLQDALRTLIRSEVQGKAPTVLLVTHDVDEALFLADRILVFSARPATVLKEFNLVHHEKTHDLSEFSAIRREILCLLGIHAEQDEFAKTIEGVGI comes from the coding sequence ATGAAGCTATCTTTCAAAAACATACAAAAGAGTTTTTCCGGCCTGCACGTCATCGACGATTTCAGCCGCGACATCGGGCAGGGCGAACTGGTCGCGCTGGTCGGTCCGTCCGGTTGCGGCAAGTCGACGCTGCTGCATATTGCCGCCGGACTGGAAACACCGACCTCCGGCTCCATCCTGGCCGACGGCCAGCCGGTTACCGGCCCGCATCCGGAACGCACGCTGATGTTCCAGGAAAACGCGCTGTATCCGTGGCTGACACTGGAGCAGAACGTCGCGCTGGCGCTGGAATTCCAGAAGGTCGACAAGAAGTCCGCCGCCGCCCAGGCGCGCGCATGGCTGGCCAAGGTCAACTTGTCGGGCTTCGAAACTTATTATCCGCACCAGGTTTCGGGCGGCATGCGCCAGCGTGCCGCACTGGCGCGCGCCTTCATCTCGCAGCCGAAGGCACTGCTGCTGGATGAACCGTTCGGCGCGCTCGACGCCCTGACGCGCATGACCTTGCAAGATGCACTGCGCACCCTGATCCGTTCGGAAGTGCAGGGCAAGGCGCCGACCGTATTGCTGGTCACGCACGATGTCGACGAAGCGCTGTTCCTGGCCGACCGCATCCTGGTTTTCAGCGCCCGTCCGGCCACCGTGCTCAAGGAATTCAATCTGGTGCATCACGAAAAGACACATGATCTGTCGGAGTTCTCGGCGATCCGTCGCGAAATTCTCTGTCTGCTCGGCATCCATGCCGAACAGGACGAGTTTGCCAAAACAATAGAAGGGGTTGGGATATGA
- a CDS encoding type 2 periplasmic-binding domain-containing protein produces the protein MTTPSAFLHRLSVLLVAAGVSGGAQAGVLDDAKARGALRVGQDYVPPAYTAGAKFRTPEGVDMILAEDIAKRLNLKLDNVPNAGNAGDGKAAQALKGARADIALVTVDENAVRIGAAADGSVLIPTGYSAGAMAIMRTDTDIRKWEQLKGRTVCLSEGGSYVGRMAARYGAVEKVMRAPADSLLAVRTGQCDAAVHDDTMLKELLRLPEWKKFSAQLPPQSRSMLMIRIPAADNAAIAYARQTVAEWSRGDFWPALKKKWTNAVAFEVYLDQNVPDCH, from the coding sequence ATGACTACGCCGTCCGCTTTCTTGCATCGCCTGTCCGTGCTCTTGGTGGCGGCAGGCGTATCCGGCGGTGCGCAGGCCGGTGTGCTGGATGACGCGAAGGCGCGCGGCGCCTTGCGCGTGGGGCAGGACTACGTGCCGCCGGCTTATACGGCGGGCGCCAAGTTCCGTACGCCTGAAGGCGTCGACATGATCCTCGCCGAAGATATCGCCAAACGCCTGAACCTCAAGCTGGACAACGTGCCCAATGCCGGCAACGCCGGCGACGGCAAGGCGGCGCAAGCCCTCAAAGGCGCGCGAGCCGACATCGCTCTGGTGACCGTGGACGAGAACGCTGTGCGCATTGGCGCTGCTGCCGACGGCAGCGTATTGATCCCGACCGGCTACAGCGCCGGCGCGATGGCCATCATGCGCACCGATACCGATATCAGGAAGTGGGAACAGCTCAAGGGCCGCACCGTGTGCTTGTCCGAAGGAGGTTCTTACGTCGGCCGGATGGCTGCGCGCTACGGCGCCGTTGAAAAGGTGATGCGCGCGCCGGCCGATTCGCTGCTGGCGGTGCGTACCGGCCAGTGCGACGCCGCCGTGCACGACGACACCATGCTCAAGGAATTGCTCCGGCTGCCGGAGTGGAAAAAATTCTCTGCGCAATTGCCGCCGCAAAGCCGTTCGATGCTGATGATCAGGATCCCTGCCGCCGACAATGCGGCGATCGCCTATGCCAGGCAGACCGTAGCGGAATGGTCGCGCGGCGACTTCTGGCCAGCGCTCAAAAAGAAGTGGACCAACGCTGTGGCCTTCGAGGTATACCTCGATCAGAACGTACCGGATTGCCATTGA